From the Primulina tabacum isolate GXHZ01 chromosome 3, ASM2559414v2, whole genome shotgun sequence genome, one window contains:
- the LOC142539000 gene encoding uncharacterized protein At4g19900-like, with product MKKLATLLIADVYMEKINVFLAWLLFHWQRTKISFYALIYLLLLSLLAYNSGVIFFTHVPCMLNHPSEPGSFLWGNATGSSRKFFLLSSSTKLSSSALYSLKENISDGRLRTHSPFMRKDPNLVILTRKKAALYHQRRRKRHRSVLKVLSSEIKGMQFEDRVMQFFNTNSYCEFQFFMTWISSIKSFGDRELLAIQSVFKAHPSGCLIVVSNSMDSRNGMLLLKPFLDRGLKVAAISPDFNFLFNNTAAESWFNKLIRGNVRTGGVSLGQNLSNLLRLGLLYRFGGIYLDTDIIVLKNFRELKNAIGAQTVDLETGQWSRLNNAVMIFDKGHPIVNEFIEEFALTFNGNKWGHNGPYLVSRVVSRLSGRLGYNVTILPPMAFYPVDWSRIGSLFYGPRNASHSRWLLGKLRQIYGQSFAVHLWNKKSKGFKVEEGSIIQLMMSSSCVLCNSSSLAVL from the coding sequence ATGAAAAAACTAGCAACACTGCTTATTGCAGATGTATACATGGAAAAGATCAATGTTTTCTTGGCTTGGCTCCTTTTTCATTGGCAGAGAACTAAGATATCTTTCTATGCTTTGATATATCTGCTCTTGCTTAGTCTTTTAGCTTATAATAGTGGCGTTATATTCTTCACCCATGTCCCTTGCATGCTTAATCATCCATCGGAGCCGGGGAGTTTTTTGTGGGGAAATGCCACTGGAAGTTCTAGAAAATTTTTCTTATTGTCATCTTCAACAAAACTGTCATCTTCTGCACTGTACTccttgaaagaaaatatttcagatgGAAGATTGAGAACCCATTCGCCATTTATGCGTAAAGATCCAAATCTTGTGATTCTTACGAGAAAAAAGGCCGCTTTGTATCATcagagaagaagaaaaagacaCAGGAGTGTGCTGAAAGTTTTAAGTTCCGAAATTAAAGGAATGCAGTTTGAAGATAGAGTGATGCAGTTCTTTAACACTAATTCCTACTGTGAGTTTCAGTTTTTCATGACTTGgatctcttcaatcaagtcatttGGAGATAGAGAATTGCTAGCTATTCAGAGTGTGTTCAAAGCACATCCAAGTGGTTGCTTAATCGTCGTGTCCAATTCCATGGATTCAAGAAATGGGATGCTCTTGTTGAAGCCCTTTTTAGACAGAGGGTTAAAAGTAGCAGCAATTTCTCCAGATTTCAACTTTTTGTTCAATAACACTGCTGCAGAGTCTTGGTTCAACAAGTTAATCCGGGGAAATGTTAGAACCGGAGGAGTTTCTCTAGGCCAAAACCTCTCAAATTTACTTAGACTCGGATTATTGTACAGATTTGGCGGGATTTATTTGGACACAGATATCATAGTTTTGAAGAATTTTAGGGAGTTAAAAAATGCAATTGGAGCACAGACTGTGGATCTTGAAACAGGCCAATGGAGCAGACTAAACAATGCCGTGATGATATTTGATAAAGGCCATCCAATTGTCAACGAATTCATCGAAGAATTCGCACTCACATTCAATGGGAACAAATGGGGTCACAATGGACCTTATTTAGTTTCGCGGGTCGTTTCAAGACTGAGTGGGAGGCTTGGATACAACGTCACAATTTTGCCGCCCATGGCGTTTTATCCGGTGGATTGGAGTAGGATTGGTAGCCTATTTTATGGGCCTAGAAATGCCAGTCACTCAAGATGGTTGCTTGGAAAACTGAGGCAAATTTATGGCCAAAGCTTTGCAGTTCATCTTTGGAATAAGAAGAGTAAAGGATTTAAGGTTGAAGAAGGAAGTATCATACAACTCATGATGTCGAGTTCTTGTGTGTTGTGCAACTCATCTTCGTTGGCTGTACTGTGA